From the Quercus lobata isolate SW786 chromosome 6, ValleyOak3.0 Primary Assembly, whole genome shotgun sequence genome, one window contains:
- the LOC115994728 gene encoding zinc finger BED domain-containing protein RICESLEEPER 2-like, giving the protein MCLREWGVDGIFTLTVDNASSNGTTIKFLQTVTKDWKGTVLEHEFLHMRCCAHILNLIMGDGLKEIDASIARVSEAVRYVKSSPNRNQTFRSIMERLGIESKCLLSLDVPTRWNSTYLMLNTAEKFEKVFLRMDFEDDSYSSYFLNKENSGGLGSPYGVDFQNCRTFMGFLKLFYNATKKFSGPLYVTSNTFFDEMFVIQENIAHLIKSQNHLLKNMATKMEAKFEKYWGKGDKINKLLYVAVVLDPRKKMRFLKFSFSEIYGDEVANEMVDLVGNFMARLYDDYSRVDSPNVVLPSENERTHMEGDTVGCSDPYAMVNSRYERFLEVEKSIGCSNEMEKYLAKNCESRRDVKFEILGWWKANSDRYPVLSKMARDVLAVPVSTVASESAFSTGGCILDPFRSSLSPLIVQNLVCAQNWLQAHVPISFRKSKDEMEALEDEFHELVLNQATTAASSSSCSNKGGTRTTVNIDE; this is encoded by the exons ATGTGTCTGCGTGAGTGGGGTGTTGATGGCATATTCACCTTGACAGTGGATAATGCTTCCTCTAATGGTACTAccattaaatttttacaaacagTAACTAAAGATTGGAAGGGGACTGTTTTAGAACATGAGTTCTTGCACATGAGGTGTTGTGCACATATCTTAAATCTGATTATGGGAGATGGTTTGAAAGAAATTGATGCGTCCATTGCTAGGGTGAGTGAAGCGGTGAGGTATGTGAAGTCCTCAccaaatagaaatcaaacttttaGGAGTATTATGGAGAGATTAGGTATTGAATCCAAGTGTTTACTAAGTCTTGATGTACCAACTAGGTGGAACTCTACCTATCTCATGTTAAATACTGctgaaaaatttgagaaagtgtTCCTAAGAATGGACTTTGAGGACGATAGCTATTCTTCATACTTTTTGAACAAGGAAAATAGTGGTGGTTTGGGATCTCCTTATGGggttgattttcaaaattgtaggACATTTATGGGtttcttgaaacttttttacaatGCAACAAAAAAGTTCTCCGGTCCTTTGTATGTGACTTCAAATACCTTCTTTGATGAGATGTTTGTGATTCAAGAGAATATTGCTCATttaattaaatctcaaaatcacCTCTTGAAAAACATGGCAACTAAAATGGAAGCTAAGTTTGAAAAGTACTGGGGGAAAGGGGATAAAATTAATAAGCTTTTGTATGTGGCTGTGGTGCTTGATCCAAGGAAGAAAAtgaggtttttgaagttttctttttctgaaatttatgGGGATGAAGTGGCTAATGAGATGGTTGACTTGGTGGGGAATTTCATGGCTAGGTTGTATGATGATTACTCTAGGGTTGATTCACCAAATGTGGTGCTACCAAGTGAGAATGAGAGGACACACATGGAAGGTGATACAGTTGGTTGTAGTGATCCATATGCAATGGTTAATTCACGATATGAGCGGTTTTTAGAGGTTGAGAAGTCTATAGGGTGTAGCAATGAGATGGAAAAatatttggctaaaaattgTGAGAGTAGAAGGGAtgtgaaatttgagattttgggGTGGTGGAAAGCCAATTCAGATAGGTACCCAGTGCTGTCCAAAATGGCTAGGGATGTGCTGGCTGTACCTGTTTCTACAGTTGCTTCTGAATCGGCTTTTAGTACCGGAGGGTGCATACTTGATCCATTTCGAAGTTCACTCTCCCCTCTCATCGTTCAAAATCTTGTTTGTGCTCAAAACTGGCTGCAAGCCCATGTCCCAATTTCTTTTCGCAAGTCAAAGGACGAGATGGAGGCCTTGGAGGATGAATTTCATGAATTAG ttttaaaTCAAGCAACAACAGCAGCAAGTTCTAGTTCCTGTTCAAACAAAGGTGGTACTCGTACCACAGTCAATATTGATGAATGA